In Pseudomonas saponiphila, the genomic stretch CCATCAACCATCCTAGCCCCCTGCCCATCATTCCTTACTGCATATCCAATCATAGGTTATCCTCCCACCCCGTTATCCTCACCTGGCCCGCTGCATCACTTGAACCATAATAAATATTTGTGGACTCAAATATTAAATTGAATCCAAAAATACCAGTTGTTGCGGGAGAACTACCAGCAACACCAATTGTTAGCACTGGTGGGTTTACCGCGTCGCTTGTAGAGCCATACTGATTGCTTGGGGCGACAATTACACTGCCACCAGGGCTCTGTACGCGAGCAGTAAAATAACCAACACCAGAAGTTACCGGAACAATGCCCAATATTGACGCAGAAACCCATGTAGGTACGTTTGGAGAGCCCTGAACACCTGAAATTACCATGGGTAGAGATGTCAGATTAGATCCAGATGCAACTTTATAGTTTACTCGGCGACCGCTCTGAACGAAGGACAACGGATATTTGTTAGCTGGTGTCGCATCAGAGCGAACCCAGCCGACTCTGGCTTTATGCGTATAACCCGCAGGCATCGTAGGAGAGGTTGAGCTAAGTGAGAAAAGCCCAGCCGTTGTAGTGCCGTTCCATATAACCCAAACGCTATACCAAGTGCTTACCGCCGACACACCCGTATCCAGGCCATTAACCCCTGACGAGCTAAGATTTGGCGAGATACTGACCGATCTCAAAACCTGATACGAGCTTGAAGAGTTTTCAACAAATATTTCATCAGCAGCAAAACTTGCAGTGCTGCTTGTGCCACTAGCTGAACCCGTTAGTCCCTTAACAGATCCTTGAATTCCAACTATTGGCGCTGGAAGCTGGTCAAGCAAAACAATGTCGGTGCCATCATATTCAATGTCAGCCAACTGGTTTGCAGCAAATATCGCTGCTACCTTGGCCCCAGTTGAGTCGTACTGCTTGATAGTCTTGGCACCAAGGCCGGATATGTTCATGGTATCCGTGCCAGTGCTAGCCACGCCAAACTTCACGCGAAAACGCTGGTTTGCAACATAACTCGTGATGGCAGGTACTGGTGTCAGCGTGAGCGTTGCGGATACGCCTCCACTTGTGAAGGCTGTGACGCTCTGTGTCTGGATTTGACCTGCACTGATAGCATGTTGAGTTTTGGTTGCAGGGGCAACTTGCAGGCCGCCACCACTACTCTCAAGTAATACCCAAGATCCGCCACCTATTGAGCTATTCCATTGCACCCATACCACGCTATTTGCGACGATTTCTCCGCCCTGCAAAGCTGCATGGTTGCCTCCCACAATGGCAGCGGGAGCTATACCGTTTGGGCTGAATGTCGTCGCGCCAGTATTTGCATTCGCCGCTTTGAATCGGAGTACCAAGCCGTCCTGCAGGGTCGTGATCGCAGGGAAAAAGGTCGCTGCGTATGTATTGATCGACCCAATATCAAGTGCATAGGTAGTGTTTCCACTCTGGATCGACTGCAACACGCCAGACGGGAGAAGTGGCGCACCAGAGTACTGAGTGATATTGCCAGAAGTGATGGTGGTCTGCCCGAACGCAACGGTTGCCACATACAGGCCTACATAGCCGCTATCAGGCGCTGGAGTGGTTTGACTGCCGGTGGCGGCCGAAGCGCCAGCCTTGACCTGCACGATCGCAACGCCCTTGCGAGATGTGTTCTGGGTTAGACCGTTGTTGCCCATGCCACTATACGGCAGTGCTGGATTTGCGCTGTTGTAGTACGGCAGCAAGACGGGTGTTGTGTCTTGGTCCTGGTACGTCACCTGGACGAGGTAGTTGATTGACTGGCCGGTGGTCGTCGGCGCCGGGCAACTCAGCGTTACACCATCGAGCAAGATCCCTTGCTTCAGGATCGAGTGCGTGGTGTCAGCAGGCAGTGTGGAGAATGCCAATGAGTCGATATTTGTGAGGCTGTAGATCTCGCCGGGCGCCACGACGATCTGCAGCGAAGCCGGCCCAGTAGGGGTAACGGCAAAGCCGTTCGCAATGGTACTGGTACCCAGCATTGCGGCAGCCAGCTTGGCGTTTCCGATCATCGCGTCTTTTGCCATTTGCAAAAGCGTGGTTTCAGGCAAGATTTGGCCTGGATATACGATCTGTCTGTCCATGGGTGCCCCATAAAAAAGCCCGCACATGGCGGGCCTGGATTCGAGTGGTGGGTTTCAATTGGTAATGCGATACCAAATCGTCGTACCGTAAGGCTTGGTCGCCTCTATGGCGGCTACGATGTCTGCGTCAGAGACTTCTGGGAAAAGCTGGGATGCCGGCAGCAGGCCACTTGTCATCGAAAGGCCAAACCAGTTAGTGGCAATACCAGGCCAATTCGCCGCGCCGTTGCCAGTTGGACGATAAGCTGTGATAAAGGCTTGATACGGGCAACTGGTTGAGCCGAGCGGGCCCGCTACGCCAAGCCCTAGGGTCAACCCAAGACAGCCGCAATCGTCGGGCTTGGCGGGCTCAATGATCAGCGGGCGACGCCCAGTCAGATCAAATAGCACCTGATCTATGCCGCGCCTGGTTGCCCGCTCTCTGAAGATGTTGATCAGGATTCGATTGCGATAACTGGTATCAGACTGGTTTGCGTACCGGATCAGCCCATTCCCGAAGAAGTCCAGCCCAATGATGTCGAGCCAGCCATCCGTAGCAGTCTTGATGCGCGTCTGGTCCTTCGCGTACAGGTATAGGGTGAACCCCCACGAAAGTGCTTGCGCGTAACCCCACAGCAGCGCATCGCGGATTGGGTTGTTGTCACCGAACCACCCGAAAGGAAGCAGGCTTTTCAGCCGTTCGAACATGTCGCCTTGGTCACCAACGCTCATTTAAGCCACCGTCACTGTGCCTGGTCGGATGACCTGTTTGTTGGTTGCGGCCAAGTCAGCGGTACTGCCATTCAAAAGTACGGCCGACACGTTGGTGATGGCCGGCGTAACGCCGTACGCCACCGCTGCTAGCTGGGTATATGGGAGTATCTGACCAAGCGTCAGGTTGGATATGTACGCCTGGATGGCGGTCACCACCTGGGCCACCACCACGCTGTGCACTACGGTGGAATCGGTAGTGATGGTCATGCCTACGTTGGCGGTCACCAGTACTGGGCCGAAAACCCCATACCGAGTGGTGAATGCCCTGGCAGATTCAATGGCGGCACCTGCAGTTACAAGAAATGAACCAGGGGGCGCCCCGCTACCGTCATCCACGACCGCATAGAAATATCCGTACAGTAGGTTGCCGCTATAGTCCTGATTCTCGGTCAAGGTATAGCTGACACCCTGTTGCATGGACGACAGCGCATATTGGATTGCAGCCTTGGTGCCCTTGGACAGCGACTGCACCCAAAGCACAAAGCGCGCACGGAATGGCACATCCTCCTCTTGATCTACGCCGCCAGCAAACACTGCGGAGTTGGTGACGGTATCAACGCCGCTGATGCTGCCAACAATAACCGTAACCGTGCCGATCAGGGCATTTGCTGCTGCACCTGCGGTGCTTGCTGTCACCGGCACCGTAGCCGACGCCGTGCCAGCCGGAATCAGGTAACCGCCAAGACCAGCGTCATACATAGGATTGGTCGTATCGGTTGTCACAGCGTACTGCTGCGAGCCATCTGTAGAGCCGACAATGGCGCCAACTGGAATCAACGCAGGAACTGTTGGTGTAAACCTGGAAAACGTGACGCTGCCGGTAGCAAAGCTGGCAGACAAACGGTAAAACCCAAAGTCCGCCATCCAGCTGTCCAGGTCTGCCCCGGACGACGTGGAGGCGCGGGTGGTGGCAAGCAGCGTGACAATTAACTGCTGCAGCCACTGCAAAACGCTGGCGTTGCTTTCGGCGATGGCGCGAAGCAGTGAACCAATAGTGAAATCCACCAGGCCGGCAGCTCGGCCTTGGATCGCTGTAACTTGGTCCCGGACCAGAGTGGTGAAGTCCTTGATATTGAGCGATGCCATATCAGCGATTTACCTCAAACGAGAGCGTCACCGGCTCGCCAAGCGGCGCATCGGTGTAGCTGATAGTCACGGAAAGGGTCTCGTTGTCAGTCGAGACCGAGATAACAGGGGCTGGCTTTTTGGCAACACAATCCTCAAGCAGGATTTGGCCGCGAATCAGAGCGATGATTTCAGGTATGTTGGTGAGCGCGCCCACGTAACGGCCAAGGCCGGCGCCATACTCTGTATGGAACAGGTAGTCGCCTGGATTGGTAATCAGTCGTCGCAGGATTCGCTGCTTTCCCCGCTCGACGCCCTCTACAATCGAAAGGCTGCCTGTCGGCGACAACGATAAGTCGTCCCCGACATAGTGATTCAGGTCTTTCATGGCACAGGCACTCCAGATGTTCCGGCGCCTGGCGTCACGCCACTTGTACGGTGCGTTTTCAGGCTGATGGTGTCCGCTTTCACATCACCACCACTGACAACGACGCCAGTACCGTCAGTGACGGTCAAGGTGTGGTCCATGCTGACTGGGCCACCCGTAAACGCGTGCTGAGGGGCGTCGTAGGTGATTGATTCGTCAGAGTGCACGCCAAGTGCTCCGACCGTGTGCAGCGTCACAGAGCCATCTGTGTTGAACTTCAGAAGCGATCCAGTGGAGTGAACTAGCCAGACCTCTCCGGATGGGACTGGAAGAGCAAGATTCAGGCTGTTGGTGTGTCGGGCGGTGACCTTTCCAAGGTTCGGATCGGACGAATCGAAGGTAACGGTGACCTCATCACCAATCTGAGGTCCAATCTGTACGCCCCAGCCATTACCAACACCAGGGCTGTCCAGTTTGATCCAGTTGGTTTCTCTTCCCTCCGGCTGAATAGCCACTTTCACTACGCCATTGACCTTGTCGTAGCTGGTGATGGTCCCCGTCCTCGGCCCTGTCATGTCGCTATTGCCTTGCTGACGCATGGAATTGGCGAAGTCGGCAATGTTCATGGCTGCACCATTGAATTGGGATTATGGTTCTTGGCGGTCAGGCTCATGGTGTAGCCGCTCTCAAAGCTCAGCGAGCGCCGCACGGAATCAACGTAATAGAGCTGATCGAACCCGGAGCCAGTCCCTTCTTGGCGGACAATGGTGTTGGGCATCAGCGAGTTATCGCCGGGCATGGAGCACGACATGCGCATTTCGTGCACCGTGATCTCCCTGTGGATCTTCTGCGCGAGCTGCTGGGCTTGGTTTTGGTCCAGCCCGTTGCGCTTGATCTCATAGACCTGACGCCTTGAGGTTGATTGGCCTGGCGCAATACCTCTTGCCGAATTCGTGGGATAGGTTGCCTTGTAGGTCTTTCCGTCCTTGTAGGAGATCACTTGCACTGTCACGCCGCGGGCCAGAGTTAGGTCGCGCTCAAACACGATGTCATCTGAGGTGTTCGACTGCGGATATGCCAGCACTCCTGGGTCGATCCAACGGATCAGGTACTGGTCGGTCACGGCCGGATCAAGCGCCGGCTCGTAGTGCAATTCATTGCCCGTCACATACACCTGGAAGCCGTCCAGCCCGGCGAAGTAGGCCAGCAGGTCCCACTCTGTGCGCTCGTCAGTAACGTGCGCGTGGTCCCACTTTGTGATGCCTCCGACCTGGGTCTTTGTGGCAGTCACGACTGGCGTGAGGCCGCGGCGATTCGCCAACAGCGTGGCCACTTGGCTAGTGGTCATGTTGGTGAATTTCTCGTTGGTCTTCCTGTCGATGAACTTGCTGGTGTAGTCGCGCCCCTCGATGCTTACCTCAAACTTCGCCAGGCGCACACTTAGCCGGTCGACGGTGCCAACGATCAGCGTCCGCCAGTCTTCAATGTTCTGGTCGATCAAGCCGATCGATATCGAAACCTCAATCGATTTCTGATCAGCCCACCACTTGATGCCGTTGTAGGGGTCAGGCATCGCTGACATGGCGAACACAACGGAAAAGGTGTCGGCAGAGTAGAACGCGTTGCTATTGATCTCGCAGGAGAAGAACGGGACCTCTACCCCGTTCAGCGAAAGCCGGGAAGCAATCTGCCTGACCTTCTGATCGGTCGCTTCAGTGTTCAGGTCCAAGCTATTCACCTATCGGAATTTTTATCGTCTGGATGCCATCAAGGCGCGGGTCAACGATGCTGTTGGCCGCGGCAATCTGTGTCCATCTGGACTGGTCGCCATAGCTGTCAGCTGCGATCTTCTGCAGGCTGGAGTTGCTGGTGGTGACACTGGATGTGCCGTTTGCCAGCGGGCCGGCCAGGACGTTCTTCTGCACTCGCTCAAGCACGCTTTGCATCTGATAGAGCGGCGCCAGTTGGGTCAGCGCGCCGGCCTGGCGCAGCACGTTGTGCGCCGCCCGGGCGACTGGATTGCCTGGAATCAGGCCTCCCAGGGTGGTGATGTCGTTTATCGACGCGCCAACCTGAGCGATTACCGACTGGATGATCTGCTGGGCCGCCACAATCGGGCGGATCACTGTCTGAATCGTCTCGATCGTGGCGTTGGCGAAGCCCTGGACCTGCGCCACCGCATCCTTAACGGTGTTGATGGCGCTAGTCACCGAATCCACATTGATGATGTCAGCCAGGCCAAGCGATTCGCCGATATCGCTGTTGATCAGCGCGTCCAGGGCGCCAGCCAGCGCGTTTTCAGTGACTGGCGCATCCAAGCGCTCAATGAGCAGTAGCTCGATGCTGTAATAGCGGCGATAGACATGCTCAAAGCGCGCGTTGAAGTTCTGGATCAGGACGCTGAAGTAATAGCCGTCCATGTTGAAGGCCAACGGCAGACCAAGATCACGGAGCGTTTCCAGCTCAGTGACCCGGTCGCCGGCCGTGGCGCCAGTGAACCACCCAGACCACGACATGTTGTCGTAGTCGATGCCCATGACGTCGACGATCCGCTTGCCGCCTACCAGCTTGTGCACGACAGCCTGCTGTTTCGCCCCAATCGTCACCGACTCAGGGACCTCAAGACCGCTGAACTCGAAATCGCCAACAATCAATCGAGTGGCAAACGGATCCCCGCCCGGAGCGAAGTTGTCCAGGAAGCTTGTAAAGCTCATCGGTTATCCCCTTGGGTAGGCGGTGCTTGGTGTTCCTGGCATCAGCATGCTGCGAGTAGGGTCAAAGCCCTGGGTGCCGGTCTGTGGCTTGGCGGCCTCTTTGGTCATGCGCTGGATGACAACATCGCTGACCTTCTTGCCGTCGATGTACAGGTTGATCGGCTGCTCCTTACTGGTATCAGCCTTTCCTGGAACCGGCGCAACCAACGGCGACCACGGTTGTTTCGGGGCATTACTACCCCTGAAGTCATCTGCGAAGGTCGTCTTTGTCAGCTGCATTGATGCCGGAAGGATCAGGTTGGCGCCGGCGATCAGCGTGTTAAAGATCGTCTGCCAGCCGGTCAGGAAGATCAGCGCAAATGACTTGAAGGCCCCGCCGATATCCCCGTTGAACAGCTTGATGAAGCCAGCTTTCAGATCGCCCCACATCAGCGTCAGCGCCCCGCTCACCTCCTTCCAGTTGTTCCAGAGGAGGAAAGCAGCGACCGCAATGGCCGTTATGGCAAGGCCAATAGGGTTCATCAGCAGCGCCCGGCCAAGAAAGAAGATCCCTTGCCCCAGGAGTTTCAACGGCGATAGGAAGGCCATCACCATTCCGCGCAGAAAGCCCGAGGTCAGGAACATCCCAACAGCCTTGAAGGAGTCGATCACGAACATGACCAGGTACGTACCGAATCTGGCCATGATCGGAACCAGCGGACCGCCGAGAAATGCTATCGCCTGCCCAAGCAGCAAGAACCCGCGGCCGGCAGCAATGACCATATTGATCAAGCCACCCCCGATGAGGAATGCTGACAGGCCGAGCAACGCATAGGTGAATGCTTTTACTTTGCCTGGGTTTTCACCCATCCACTTAGTGAGATCAATAATGACGTTATTCAGCTTAGTAACGGCAGTTATCGCAAGCGGCAAAACTTGATCGCCAAGCATCAACATCAGATCCTTCCACTTTGCCGCAAGTTGAACTTCTTTGCCGGCAAGTGTCTTGTCTGTTACTGCTACTGAGGCATCAATGCCAAGCGCTTTATGCTGAGCCTCAAGCGAGTGATGTAGCTTCTCTATGTTTTTGTCGATCAGCGTAAACATCGCACCGCCAGTCGAGCCAAAAAGCATAGCGTTAGACTGACCAATAGCCGAATCCGAAGTAATCCCCATGCGTTTATGCATCGGCATGATGATCTTTTCGTAGAACTCTGTCGGGTTCTGGCTGAACATTTCAGCGCCAATAAGAGGATTACCTTTGAACGCTTTAATTCCCCCCTGCTTGTTCCAAATTACTCTTTTCTCATCCCAAATTCCGTTGGCGACAAGCTCATGTGCTACCTGGTTAGGGATTTTTACGATGCCATTGAGTCTGTTATAGGCCGTTCTAAGCGAGAAGCCAGCTGTCTGCCCTTTGAGCATAGTGATGATTGGCTCCATCATGGCGACCGCATCATCACTCATATTCATCGCAGCGATACCGCCGCGCGCTTTGAATTGGCGCAACTGCTCCCAGTTAACCGAGCCGCCAGAGGTTTGCGTCATCTTCCACCCAGCATCCGCCAGCTCATTGAAGCGCTTGGCCGATTTCAGGCCGCCCGAGTCCTCAATGTAACGCATCATGGCCATGCTGCTGGTTTTCATAACTGCCTGCGATTCCTCGCTCAGGCCAGATGTTGCATAAGCAATCTTCGACAAAACAGGGGCAGCAATCTTTGCCCCTTCCAGCGCCTCCATACCTGGAAGACCACTTTCACGAAAGACGCCTTGCGCCTCGGTAAAAAGTTTCATGTTCGTGGTGATGCTAGTGCCTATAGAGTTCATCCCTTTAACGAAGCGTTCAGACTCAGCGTTAACAGCGTCAGACATCCCATACAAGGAGAGCTTGGCCATCTCCGTCTGAAACTTCTTGGCCTCGTCCAGGGGGGCCTTAAACATCGCCGCGATACCAAGGCCTCCGGCGAACATCGCGCCGCCTATCGCGCCTTGGCGGCCGATGGATGCCAATTGCCGGTTGAGGCGATCAGCATCCTGCCCTGCGGTATGCAGTCCCCGCGAAATTAGGGCAAGGCCGGCGCTGACATGGTTGATCAGCGACAGCTTGACGGCGACGGAATAAGCCTCAAATGCCATAATGAGCTTCCTTCTTGTGGCGGTTGATCACATGGCACGCACTCATCGCACGTATCAGTGGAAAGATGGCCGAATCCAGGATGTCGGCTCTATGTATGGGCTTGATGCAGAGGAGATCCCGCCGAGGCGGCCACAGAAGAAAAAAGGACCAGGAATCGGAATCCAGGACGCGTTACTGCTATTCACTTTCAGCAGCGTGCTAATGATTTTTGCTGGAGGAGCCTTACTGGCTTTCCTGCTTGTTGTTTATTCAGTTATTTTCGGGTGATCACATGCAAAAAGCACTGCCAGCAACTGCGCTAACAATCGCGCTTGTACTTAGTGGCTGCTCAAAGGTAGACAAGGAAATTTGCTGGAAGCAGGAGACAAAAGATTCTGTATCAGCTTTAGTTTCCTCTCAATCAAAAGACATAGAATCAAGAATAAAAAACTTCTTCGAATTTAAGAAGATAAATATTTACTTCGGATCGATCGATGTAAACATGAAAACATCTGACTACTCCCTAGAGAAAATCGACAAGGAAACCGAGGCTGTTGAATGCTCATTCAACATGAATATAGAGACCAAGTTCAATTCCTCTGCGACGCTGCAAAACTCAGGCAAAGTCAGATTTACGTCAAAAGTTGGAGAGCATGGCAGGTACATAGTTTTGGAGAAAGGCGATATCCCTCCAATAGTAGTCGGCCTCAAATAAAACAAGCCCCTTAAAGGGGCTTGTTTATTCAAACATGCTTATGCAGCAGAATGCATTCCCATCGCATAACCACCAGTCAATCCAAGGCTGCGATAGTTCTGGTACAGCTCGTCGCGGCGCTTATCCAGGCTTGCAAAGGCTCCACGGCCTTCATTCAGCATGTCAAAGAACAGCATCAGGGTTTTCGAATCAAGCAACTGCGCAGCGGAAAACATATGTTCTCGATGCCGAGACATTGCAGAAAAATATGACATCAGGCCGTAGAGGTGGCTTGCTTCATATTTATCCAGGGTAATTCCGTCCTTAGGAGCAGCCTGGATGTACTCGCCTTCCAGAACGACATACGCTGCGATGAAGTTGCGCGCCGCGTCGAGTTGATCCGCTGGAATGTCCGCCGCCGATCGAACGCCAAACGCAGCATGGGTCTGCGACCAGATTTTCATGGTTGCACGGCGCTGCACCGCTGCAGGCAGAGAAGACACTTTGCCCTTGACCACAGCACCGAGCATGTGGAAGCCGTCAGTGCCGATAGTTTCACCCATGATGGTGCGGGCATCTTCTGGAGCAATCTGGCTCAGCCGCTTTTCGCACTCAATGAAATAGCGGCGAGCCTGCTTGCCCTTTTCATTTCGCTCAACCATGGCAAGCTCCTTGCCCATGTCCAAGGTGATGCGATATTCCCTGCTTCGACGGCCCCCAGTGCTTTTGCTCAAAGTTGAGCAAAAGTCTTCGCCCTCTTGAAACCCATACTCGGCAATGCGTCGAGCGATCCAGTCCTTGAAGTGCGTGTCCACCTCAAGGAAGCGATGCAGCTCTCGAGCATCAACCAGTTGGGCTTGCTCGCCATGGATTGATCCAGAGAAGACAGGAATAAGCTCGATGACATCAGGTGCCGCTGTGCTATTATTCGACATGACGATTTCTTCTCCGAAGTTGATCTCGTTTCCCAAAGCCCTAAGCGCTGCAACGCTTGGGGCTTTTTCATTTCTGTTCATTCATCACTTCCCCCTTTGCCTGCTTGATGATCTCAACTAGTTGAGCATTCATTGAGCGGCCCTGATCCTTTGCTTGCTTCTTCAGCCAGTCCATTAGTTCGCATGGGAAGCGTACCTGGGTGCGCGCGAGTGACTGCATAGTGCCTCCTTAGTGACTCTGTGTCACTATACGAGCCGACCAAGGTAGTGTCAACATAGTGACATGACAGACGAAATTTACAGATCACAGTTCCGCCTCCCTTACCCACTGTACGAGCAGCTCAAAGCAGCGGCAGACGGGAATCGCAGATCGGTTAACGCCGAGCTGGTAGCTCGCGTTGAAGAAAGCTTCGCCAGCCAGGACAGAAGCAGTGCGGCGAAGTCTGTTTTTGGGGTGAACAAGCAGCTTTTGTTGGCTGGATCCGAAGCGCTGGATGGCGATAAACCGGTCACCCGAGCAGAACTATGGGAAGTGATCGGTCAAGCTATAACGCATGCCTTGAGCAGCCAGATCGAAACGCCTCCTGACAACGCCAAGCCAAAGCCCAATACTGGACCGAAATCTCGTAGGCCTCGGGATAAGAAATAGCGGTTCAGCTAAACGCCTCACAGCAGCGAGCCGTACCCAAGCGCCTCATGAATCAGCCGACCGCCGACCAAACCCTCTACTGCCGCCGCACCGATGGTGCGGCGGATGAATTCCTTGTTGCGCAGAACCGCTGGCCCCATCACCGGCCGCGGCGGAATGCGCTGCGTGCCGAATTCGTGATAGACCATCTTGGGATCGGTGGCGCCGATCACCGCCTCAAGGCCATGGCGGACATGGCTGATCGAGTCACGCATCTGACCAGATGCCTCGAGCGGGGCGTCCGCGCGATAGCCCTTACGGGCTTTCTCGGCCTCGGTTGACTCCGCAAGCTCATTCCATTCTGGAAACGGTCCAATCCCTTGCTGGTAGTGGCCAATCTCAGCCTTTGCGGTTTCCTCGATGCGCTTGGCGCACGCTTCCAGGCCGCGCTCAAGGCATGCCACCTCTGCGGCGGCAGCGGCTGCAAGATGAAGGGCCAGGGCGCCCATGCTGTTGAACTCCATGGCTCACTCCTTCTTGTCGAACTGCATGCTGTGCCAGTTGAAAGTACCGGCCCCTTCAAATTCAGAAAACATGATTGAAAAGGCCATCCGCTCATAGTCGGATAGCAAGTCACACCCAAAAACCCTGTCAAAAGGAACCCCGTTCTTCACCAACCAGCATCGGCTGCGAAAATCGAGGTCCTCAGTCAGTTTTTTGCGGCGGCCTGCTCAGCGCTGAGCGCACTTGCGGCTGACGCGGCGTCGGCCTTGGCTTTTGCGGCTTCATGTTCAGCAAGCATGTATTTCTCAATCGCATCCATCCCTTCAGCGCCAAGCTCAGAAAGCATCGACTCGATCTGGCTAAGGGTTTGCGGCAGGCCGAATCCGACATCATCGATGTAAACAACGGATGCAGCTGGAAGCGCAAAAGCCCCCATGTAAACGCTGTTTGCCGCAAGCTCCCCACCTACAGCCATCACTACCCTTGCCTTTTGCAATGGGTCAAGGGTGCGAAGCTTGATGACTCGGCCAAGGCTGTCGTGGAGCGAAGTGAACTTGGGCTTTTGATCAACGTGGATCGGAGCTGCGGATTCGGTAACTTTTACTGTGGCCATGGATAAATCCTCGGGTCAGAGAGTCGTCAAGGAGCATGGCGTGCGGGGTGACGAGTCCCGCGCCCTGCTTGCGGGGCTGCCATGCAAAACGGTTAAACCTTGATACGTCGGCGCGCGGTGAAGGACATGGACTGGCGAATGGTCTTGTCGCCTTCCTTCTTGCCGGCGTCTTCCAGCTTCAGAATGACGTGCGTGTAGCGCCAGGTAGTGGTGCCCCCGCCGACTTCCTGAATGGTTTCGGTGATGGTCGCCGGGCTCTGGTTGACGCCGTTGTAGTAGTCGCTTTCGAACTGCGCCCACCAATCGTCCAGCGTCGAGTCAACTCGCTCGGCCTCGAAAGTACCGGTCCAGCCCTTGGGGATCATCAGCTCATCGGTCTGACCGTTGAGCGGCGTGATTTCCTGGTTGGTGACCTTCGGCTTTGAGTCGAAGGACATGATCTTGCTCAGCCTGATCGGGCCATAGGGTCCGTTGATATCGATCGCGATATCCTTCCCCGTGTTGTATCCACCTTGCATGGCGATCTCCAAAATGAAAAACCCGGCTCTAGGCCGGGCTGGATGTGTGGCTTAGCGCTTAGGC encodes the following:
- a CDS encoding phage baseplate assembly protein V, yielding MNIADFANSMRQQGNSDMTGPRTGTITSYDKVNGVVKVAIQPEGRETNWIKLDSPGVGNGWGVQIGPQIGDEVTVTFDSSDPNLGKVTARHTNSLNLALPVPSGEVWLVHSTGSLLKFNTDGSVTLHTVGALGVHSDESITYDAPQHAFTGGPVSMDHTLTVTDGTGVVVSGGDVKADTISLKTHRTSGVTPGAGTSGVPVP
- a CDS encoding Arc family DNA-binding protein; the encoded protein is MTDEIYRSQFRLPYPLYEQLKAAADGNRRSVNAELVARVEESFASQDRSSAAKSVFGVNKQLLLAGSEALDGDKPVTRAELWEVIGQAITHALSSQIETPPDNAKPKPNTGPKSRRPRDKK
- a CDS encoding phage late control D family protein; this translates as MDLNTEATDQKVRQIASRLSLNGVEVPFFSCEINSNAFYSADTFSVVFAMSAMPDPYNGIKWWADQKSIEVSISIGLIDQNIEDWRTLIVGTVDRLSVRLAKFEVSIEGRDYTSKFIDRKTNEKFTNMTTSQVATLLANRRGLTPVVTATKTQVGGITKWDHAHVTDERTEWDLLAYFAGLDGFQVYVTGNELHYEPALDPAVTDQYLIRWIDPGVLAYPQSNTSDDIVFERDLTLARGVTVQVISYKDGKTYKATYPTNSARGIAPGQSTSRRQVYEIKRNGLDQNQAQQLAQKIHREITVHEMRMSCSMPGDNSLMPNTIVRQEGTGSGFDQLYYVDSVRRSLSFESGYTMSLTAKNHNPNSMVQP
- a CDS encoding antA/AntB antirepressor family protein — protein: MNRNEKAPSVAALRALGNEINFGEEIVMSNNSTAAPDVIELIPVFSGSIHGEQAQLVDARELHRFLEVDTHFKDWIARRIAEYGFQEGEDFCSTLSKSTGGRRSREYRITLDMGKELAMVERNEKGKQARRYFIECEKRLSQIAPEDARTIMGETIGTDGFHMLGAVVKGKVSSLPAAVQRRATMKIWSQTHAAFGVRSAADIPADQLDAARNFIAAYVVLEGEYIQAAPKDGITLDKYEASHLYGLMSYFSAMSRHREHMFSAAQLLDSKTLMLFFDMLNEGRGAFASLDKRRDELYQNYRSLGLTGGYAMGMHSAA
- a CDS encoding Arc family DNA-binding protein, coding for MQSLARTQVRFPCELMDWLKKQAKDQGRSMNAQLVEIIKQAKGEVMNEQK
- a CDS encoding baseplate J/gp47 family protein: MASLNIKDFTTLVRDQVTAIQGRAAGLVDFTIGSLLRAIAESNASVLQWLQQLIVTLLATTRASTSSGADLDSWMADFGFYRLSASFATGSVTFSRFTPTVPALIPVGAIVGSTDGSQQYAVTTDTTNPMYDAGLGGYLIPAGTASATVPVTASTAGAAANALIGTVTVIVGSISGVDTVTNSAVFAGGVDQEEDVPFRARFVLWVQSLSKGTKAAIQYALSSMQQGVSYTLTENQDYSGNLLYGYFYAVVDDGSGAPPGSFLVTAGAAIESARAFTTRYGVFGPVLVTANVGMTITTDSTVVHSVVVAQVVTAIQAYISNLTLGQILPYTQLAAVAYGVTPAITNVSAVLLNGSTADLAATNKQVIRPGTVTVA
- a CDS encoding phage tail protein, whose translation is MKDLNHYVGDDLSLSPTGSLSIVEGVERGKQRILRRLITNPGDYLFHTEYGAGLGRYVGALTNIPEIIALIRGQILLEDCVAKKPAPVISVSTDNETLSVTISYTDAPLGEPVTLSFEVNR